The Pseudomonas bijieensis DNA window CGGTCGTCAGGCGTTTCGGTTCTGATAACGAGCTAGGCCGGGTAATTAGTGCATTATTTGAGTTTATGGTGATCCATTGTGGCGAGGGGAGCTTGCTCCCGCTCGGTTGCGCAGCAACCGCAAAATCCTGGGGCCGCTACGCAGCCCAGCGGGAGCAAGCTCCCCTCGCCACGGTTTGCTCTTCTCGCCCGTTGTGTTTTCCCCTCATATCGCGGCCCACTGCTCCCGGTACTGCAGCAGAAAATCCACAAAAGCGCGCACCCGCTGCGGCACGTACCGGCCGTGGGGATACAGCAAGGTAAACGGACGTGAGCGACCCGCGAAAGGCGCAAGCACCTCCACCAATTGCCCGTTGGCCAGTTCCTGCTCCACGATGAACTTGTAGGTCTGGAACAAACCGGCGCCATGTTTGGCCAGCGTCACGCCACCAAGCACATCGTCCGAACAACAGTACCCCCCTTCGCCGAATACCTCCTTTTCCTTGCCTTCGACATTGAACAACCAGGAAATCCGTCGCCCGCTACTGGGCAATTCGAACTGGATGCACTCGTGATCGTCCAGGTCTTCAAGGGCCTGGGGCGTGCCGGCCTTGCGCAGATAATCCGGGGACGCGACCACCACCAGTTTCGCGTCTTCCAGCAGTCGGGCGATCATCGACGAGTCGGGTTGGGCCCGTACCCGAATGGCGAGGTCATACCCCTCGGCGACGAAATCGATGTTTCGATTGCTCAGGTGCAGGTCTACAGTCACTTGCGGGTACAGCGCCCTAAAGGCCGGCAGCAAGGGCAGGATGCGGTGATGACCGTACGTGGTGGGCAGGCTGATACGCAGTTGCCCGGACGGCACCGATTGCGCCCCCATCATTTCCTGTTGCGCCTCCACCAGTTGCGTCAACGCCTGGCGGCATTGCTCGAAATAGGTCCTGCCGGCTTCGGTCAAGCGGATGCTGCGGGTGGTGCGCACGAAAAGTCGTGAACCCAGGCGCTCTTCCAGACGAAAGATCGAGCGGCTCACCGCTGCCGGAGTAACCCCCGCCAACTGCGCCGCTGCCGTGAAACTGCCCGCCTCCGCCGCCAGGCAGAACAGTTCTATGCTGCCCAACTGCAGATCTTCGAAATGACGTTTCATGATTGATTACACCGCGTATCAACTGAAGTTGCCAAAAGCCTGTTTATCAGCCTGCGGCGTATAAATACAGTGGTCCTTCAATGGCGCGGGAATACTCCTGCGCATTTTCTCAGCAGCAGGAGTGCAACATGCCTTTCGTAAACGTGCGAATTACCCGTGACGGCGTGACCCGGGAACAGAAAGCCCAGGTGATTTCCGAAATCACCGAAACCCTCCAGCGCGTGCTGGGCAAGGACCCACACTTGACTCATATCGTGATAGAGGAAGTGGACACGGATAACTGGGGATATGCGGGAATGACCACGACGGAGTATCGAAGTCTTCCGAAGGAATAACGCTCTGCCCTTTCGAGCCCGGTCCGATTGACCGGGCTTTCTATGTCTATCACCCCAATAACTCTGTGGGAGCGAGCGAGCCTGCTCGCGATAGCGGTGCGTCAGTCAACATTTGAGTCGGCTGATGTACCGCTATCGCGAGCAGGCTCGCTCCCACAGTGGCTTGTGTTGATTCAGTCATTGATTACATGACGTATCAACTCAAGTACCAGAATCCTTATTTATCAAACTCTGAGGCATCAATACCCTGAGCTCAACCACCGCCATACAGGCGCACCGGTTCAACTCAATGTGATCAGGAGTCAATCATGAGCCTCAACAAAACCGTCATCATCACCGGCGCTTCCAGCGGGATCGGCCTGGGTTTGGTCAAGGCGTTCCTGGCCCAGGGGGTATAACGTGGTGGGCAATGCCCGCTCCCCGTCCGGCCTGGACGCTGCCGCTGCCCAGCTCGGTCACCCGGCCGGTTTCATCGGCGTGGCCGGCGACATCGCTGACCCGGCCACTTCAGCCGCCCTCATCGCCCAAGCCGTCGAGGCGTTTGGTGCCGTTGACGGGCTGGTGAACAACGCCGGGTTCTTCCTGCCAAAACCCTTCGTCGAATACAGCCCCCAGGACCTGGACGCGCTGCTGGACACCAACCTCAAGGGGCTCGTCTATGCCAGCCAGGCCGCTGCCGCACACATGATCGGGCGCCGGCAAGGCTTCATCATCAACATTTCGGCTGCCGTGGCCTTGCAACCGAACATCCAGGTACCGGCAGCCCTGCCGGTGTTGATCAAGGGCGGCGTCAACCAGATGACCCGCGCCCTGGCCCTGGAACTGTCGCCCCACAACATCAAGGTCAACGCGGTCGCCCCCGGCATCATCGACACGCCCATGCACGACCCGGCGCACCGCGACTTCCTCGACAACCTGGCCCCGGCCGGTCGCGTGGGCACCATCGAGGAAATTGCCGAAGCCGTGTTGTATCTGGCGGGCGCTGATTTCACGACCGGCGCGATACTGCCGGTGGACGGCGGCATGAGCAGCGGCAAGTGGTAAAAAGAAAAACCCCGGAGGCAGGACCTTCGGGGTTTTCATGACGCACTGGATTCAGAGCGTGTAGGAGATGCCGGCCTGCACGGTCCGCGGTGCGCCTGGGTAGGCATAGACGCCACCGAATGCACCCTCTTCGTAGTCGGCGTCGAACAGGTTCTTCAGGTCCAGGTTGAAGCGGATCCGCTCGTTGACCTTGTAGTAGCCGAGCAGGTCGACGACGGTGTAGCTGTCCATGTTAAAGGTGTTGGCCGCCGTATTGCCGGCGCGCTCATCGACGTACTTGGCGCCCAGGCCCAGGCCGAGCCCCTTGAGGCCACCGTCCTGGAACTCGTAGACGTTCAACAGGCTGAAGGAGTTCTTGGGCACGTTGAGCAAGCGGGTGCCGGTTGGGATATTGATGTCCTTGGTCACTTCGGCATCTACATACGCGTAGCCACCGATCACGCGCCATTCTGGCGTTAAATTGCCCGCCACATTCAAATCGAAACCACGGCTGCGCACTTCCCCGGCAGC harbors:
- a CDS encoding LysR family transcriptional regulator; translated protein: MKRHFEDLQLGSIELFCLAAEAGSFTAAAQLAGVTPAAVSRSIFRLEERLGSRLFVRTTRSIRLTEAGRTYFEQCRQALTQLVEAQQEMMGAQSVPSGQLRISLPTTYGHHRILPLLPAFRALYPQVTVDLHLSNRNIDFVAEGYDLAIRVRAQPDSSMIARLLEDAKLVVVASPDYLRKAGTPQALEDLDDHECIQFELPSSGRRISWLFNVEGKEKEVFGEGGYCCSDDVLGGVTLAKHGAGLFQTYKFIVEQELANGQLVEVLAPFAGRSRPFTLLYPHGRYVPQRVRAFVDFLLQYREQWAAI
- a CDS encoding tautomerase family protein; protein product: MPFVNVRITRDGVTREQKAQVISEITETLQRVLGKDPHLTHIVIEEVDTDNWGYAGMTTTEYRSLPKE